The genomic DNA ACATTTCTGTCGATTTATTAAATGGAATGCCGTATTGTTTGCCGTCGATTTTGGCGCCGTCTAACAATACTTCACGAATTGGCTCTGCATCTTTCCAGCCGATTGTGTCATCATCCATATATGGTTTTAAGTCCACTAACATTTCATCTTGTGCAGCATTCCATAACCAGCCTGGGTACGCTTGCGTAATTGTTGGTAAATCTTTTGGTGAAGTTAAAGTCGAATTGATTTTGGCTTGTAAATCAGGGTAAGCAGATTGATTTTGTAATTCCACTTTAATTTTTGGATTTTCTTTCATGAAGTCTTTCGTTAATTTTGTTAACGCTTCTTCTTGAACCCCATTCATTGCATGCCAGAAAGTGATTGTCGTATCTTCCTTCACTTCTTTCACAATATCGTTTGATTCTTTGGCCCCATTACCGTTACCACAAGCCCCCAATGCGAAAATAGCTGCGGTTGCTAACACTGTTGTTGCTAGAGTTTTGAACTTCATTTTTTTCTCTCCCTTAAAAAAATTTATAAAACAATTTGCTCGCCACGTTCTGGCAATATTCTTTCACCATACGGGTTTTCCAGTTTTTCTGGTTTTAACGTATGGATTGGAACCAATACTTGAGGTTCAATCAATGCAATAATTTTATCCAGATCTTCTGGCATTGCATGTCCTGAACAAGCTAAACGGACAAAAGTAATGTCTTTTTTAGCCAACAAAGCTAAAAACACGCGATACTGTGGATCAAAGTCCCCTAACGGTTGCGCATCACTGTGAATGTATAAACTACCTTCTTGGAGGTTGTCAAACTGGTTCACAACTTGCCACAAATAGTCTGTTTTGTCCTTTAGTAACGTGTCATACGGGATTTCTAACGCTGGATTCAATTCTGGTATTTTACCAGATTCAGCATAATAATAACGAACTTCTATTCCAAATACTTCAAGTAACAACGCAGCCATATTTGCTTCTAAAACGACTGTACGTGGTGACTTTTCAATAATCTTAGCAAAACGTTCCACGTTTGCTGGATAACCATTAAAGGTAATTTGTCGATTCGGGTTTTCTAGTTCTAAACGAACCAAGTGCTGAACAAGATCTTCTTCACTGACAACCGCTATTTGGGCTGGATCTGGTTCACGTTCTGGGAAGCTAATGCTTACGCCTTCCATCATTAATAATTCAGTATGTTTAGCTTTTTCACAAAAAGCTAAAGTCTCTTCACGATTATGGCCATGTAAGCGCAAATCACCTGTGTATGTGATGAAATGGTCAGGCGTGCGAATCAGTAATGCCGAAGCACCGTACGCATCATGATCAACAGGCACGATTTCCACTGAAATTTCGCCAACTTTAATCACATCGTTTTTATTAAGACCAATCATTTCTCGGGTAAAATTCTTTTCTTCAAACGGTGATGGAATCAAAAAATCACCTTTGCGATTTAAACTATTTAGAATCATCTTCGTTTCTTTTAATGTGTACAACGGAACAGCTGGGTCTAAATAATTAATCATGCGCGAATGATCTAAATGGGCATGAGATAAGAAAACAGCTGTGTGTTGATACTCTTTGTCTTCTGTACCATGATATTCATAACCTAAACGTGGATCATATAAGTCTTTTAATTCTGGCACTAAACGATTATTAATTAAGGTTTCAATGTGATCATCGGGCAAATCTAATTCTGGTCGAAATTCTGTACCAAAATCAAAGAAGATGTGGGCATCTTTATACGCCACTTCAATCACGGTTCCTCCAATTGTTAAAATGCCACTGTGAAAAGTCACAGTTGTTTTAGCCTTTGATTCCATTTTTTGCAACTCCTCTGATAATTTCTTTTCTGAAAATCAAGTAAATAATTAAAATTGGAATAACGGTTAATGTTGCAGCAGCCATTTGTAAATGTACGTCACTACCGCTCTCTGTCGCAAAGGCCGATAGTCCATTATTCAATAGACGGTATTTTTTCTCGTTCGTTACCAACAATGGCCATAAGAAAGAATTCCAACTAGAAATAAATGTTAAAATCCCTACTGTTACCAACGCTGGTTTTGACATTGGTACTAAAATACGCCAAATATATTCTAAATCACTAGCGCCATCAATTTTGGCAGCCTTGTAAAAAGTATCAGGAATACCTTTTAAATACCCGTTTAAATAGTAAATATAAAAAATACTAGTTAAAAATGGAATAATTAAGGCGCTGTAAGTATTTAACAAACCTAATTGCGCAATCGTTTGATAATTGGTAAAAATAATAGATTCATACGGAACCATTAATAACGAAATCATCAAAGCAATGACCACATTTTTAAAACGGAACTTCAAACTCGTTAACGCGAATGAAGCTAACACGGCGGTGACTACCGTAGCAATCGTTGTAACGCCTGAAACAAAGACTGTGTTCAAGAAATACCGAAGAAAGGGTGCTTTTTGAAAGACCTCTGTGTAGTTTTGCCATTGTGGTTGTTTCGGAAACATGGTTGGCGGCATGCTGGTCGCTTCAGAGTAACTCATTAAACCAGCTAAAATCATATAGACAAATGGAAATAACGTAATAACGGCTAAAATGCCTAAGAAAACAAATGCGATAATCGTTAAAACTTTTTTCATTGGCTTATTGCCCCACTTTCTTTAAGAGTTTATTTTGTAAGAAAGTGACCACTAAAATAATCACAAATAAAATCACCGTGGCGGCCATCGCAATTCCGGGACGCCCTGCAATGTGGAATTTGTCATAAATATAGTACACTGCGGTTGTGGCACTGTTGGCAATCCCCGCACGACCACCGAATAAAGCATAAACTTGTGTATAAACTTTAAAGGCGCCAATTAAATTGACCGTTAATAAAAAGGCAATGGTCGGGACTAGCTGCGGAAACGTAATACGTCGGAAAATTTCGCCGTCTGAGGCGCCAAACATTTTTGCAATTTTAAAATGTTCTTCATCAATATTTCTCAACCCAGCCAACAAAATAATAATATTAAATGCTAAACTCGTCCAAACCCCAAAAATAATCAATGTCGGCATACTCATTTGAACATTATCTAGCCAGTTGACAGAAGGAATGCCGAAAAAGCCTAAGACGTAATTGACAATTCCATAATCGCCATTAAAGAAGTAACGGAAGACAATCCCAATGGCAATCGTACTCGTTACATAAGGCATAAAGAAAATCGTTTCAAAGAAACTCTTATGTTTAACTTTTTCAAAGATAATCCAAGCAATTGCTAGGGAAATTATCAAGGCAATCGGTACCACAGCAAATGCATAGAGCGCTGTATTTTTTAACGCTTTATAGAAGATTGGATCATTCAATACACGTTGGTAATTTTCTAAACCAGCGTAGCGTTGGTTAATTAAGGAACCTTTTTGGAAGCTCATCCACAAAGAACGAAACAGCGGATAAACGCTAAACAGTAAAATGATTCCTAATGATGGCAGAAGGAAGAGCCATGCTTTTGGTTGATTTTCTGGATTGTATTTTTTCATTAGTAAACCCGGTCTCCCGCTTCGTTAAAGATAAATACTTTTTTATATGAAAAATCAAAAGATAAAGTGTCTCCTTCTTCAATCGCTTCTTCTACACTTACAATTGATTTCACTTGTTCATTTCCTAATGTAAATCGTAAAATACGTTCTCGACCAATCAATTCCACTAAATCTGTCGTTGTGGTAAAGAGACCTGTTTCAGTTGGTACCACATCTTCTGGACGAGAAGCAAACGTATATTTCCCATCAGTCATTGGCATTTTAAAGCGTGCTTGCTCAAAACGCTCAAGCGGAATTTCAAAACTTTCGTGGTACATTTTGCCGTCTTTCACTTCAACAGACAATAAATTAATAATTGGGTTACCTATGAACTGAGCAACAAATAAGTTATTTGGTTCTAAGTAAAGGTTTTGAGGTTCATCATTTTGTTGAATAACCCCTTCGTTTAATAAAATAATTTTATCACTGATTGATAGCGCTTCCTCTTGGTCGTGCGTTACAAAGATTGTTGTAATGCCTACTTCTTTCACCAAGCGGCGGATTTCTTCACGAATTTTCAAACGCAAACGTGCATCCAAGTTACTTAAAGGCTCATCTAATAATAAAACATCTGGTTTTTGAACTAACGCCCGGGTAATCGCAACACGCTGTTGTTGACCACCAGAAAGTGTGCCTGGCTTTTTATGGCTTAACTCTTCAATATTCGTTAGTTTCATATATTCTTCGGCAATAGCTTGTGCCTCTGCCTTGGGAACTTTCTTACTTCCTACCGTCAAAGGAAACATTACGTTTTCTAGAACAGTCATATGTGGATATAAGGCATAGTTTTGAAAAACGAACCCGATGTTCCGATCTTTTGGTGCTGTTTTGACAACCGATTGCTGTCGAAACTGAATATCTCCATCACTTGGATGCAATAAACCTGCAATTAAGTTTAAAATTGTGGATTTCCCACACCCACTTGGTCCTAACAAACAAACCAAGTCCCCTTGCTCAATCGTAAAATTGACCGATTTTAACGCTTCAAACCCATTATCGAATACTTTTTTCAAGTCGATAACTTCTATCATGACCCAACCTCCAAAAAAACATTTAATAGCATACCTTTTGATTTTAACATTTATTTCTTGCAACCGCGAGAGCAAAGCTGTTTCATTAAGATAAAAATAGGTAAAGTTAATGTATTTTTTATGTAAAAAATGTTGTTTTTCTGAAAATCCTATTTACACTTTTTTTAATGCACAACAAAAAAACAGAGAATTTTTCTCTGCTTTTTTGGTTATTTTTTAGAATCTTTTTCTGATTCCTTTACAATATAAATTGGTCGTTTTTTCGTTTCTAAGAAAATTTTGCCGATATATTTGCCAATAATTCCTAAACATAATAGTTGCAAACCACCTACAAAAAGTACAATACAAACCATTGAAGGCCAGCCGCTTGTTGGATCACCATTAACTAATGTTCGAAAGATAATCACTAACATTGCTAGTGCAGAACCAATACACGAAAAGGCGCCAACGTATGAAGCAATATTCAATGGTGTTTCTGAAAAATTGACAATCCCGTCAATTGAATAACTTAATAGACTCCAGAAAGACCAAGAGGTTTCTCCAGCAATTCGTTCTCGATTTTTAAATTCAATATATTCTGTTTTAAAGCCGACCCAACTAAAAATCCCTTTTGAAAAACGATTATACTCAGATAACTCTAAAATCGCATCGACCATTTGTCGGGTCATGACACGGAAGTCACGGGCACCATCCACCATTTCCGTCTCAGCAATTCGATTAATGAGTTTATAGAACATCCGTGCAAAAAAGCTACGAATGGGCGGTTCACCGTCTCTTGTTATGCGTCGTGTGCCAACACAATCTAAATCTGCACTGGTTTCAATCATCTCAATCATTTGAGGTAATAACTCAGGCGGGTCTTGTAAATCAACGTCCATGACTGTCACTAAGTCACCTGTTGCTTCTTTTAAACCAGCGTATAAGCCTGCTTCTTTCCCAAAATTTCGTGAAAAAGAAAGATAACGGACCTTCTCTGGATGTTCGCGATAAAGCTGTCTTAAAACAGCTAACGTCTTATCTTTTGAGCCATCATTCACAAATATATATTCTACTGAATGAGACAGTTGCTGGCTAATTTTTTCTACTTCTTCAAAAAACAGCGGAATCGCTGCTTCCTCATTATAACAAGGGACAACAATTGATAACATTTTATTTCCTCCACACTTCAGTTAATTATCATTATACCATATAATAGCCTTATTAAATAACGATATCCAACTAAAAATAACTTAAATAGAAAGAACCTGAGAAAAAATCCAAAACGATTCTTTCTCAGGCTGACTAGCGGTTAAACGAAAGCAACAGAAATAGTCCTACGCACTACTTCAGCCTCTTTTGTTTAGCACTAAAATTATTTTGTTAAATCTTCTTGGTTCGCTTCAAATTGATAACGCGGTTCATCATTCTTTTCATCATAATCAACAATCAAATCATACCCTTTAAAGAACCAATCATCTGTTTCTTCAATAAAATAGGTAATCCCATCTAGGTTCTCTTTAATCATTGGCTCATCTGGCGCTTCTACAGACATCGCAATGGAAAAACCATCATGAACAGGTGTTTTTCCGTAAATTTTTCCGAAAAAACGAATGCCTGTCTCAGGCTGAACCCCGGTTTCTTCTTTAAACCATTGTTGGGCTTTCGGTGTCACTTCTAATTTCATTCTTTGTTCCTCCTTCACATCTCTGTCGCCATTTATTGTAGCACAGCGCAGTGCTTTTAGAGAATAAAGTGCTTAGCCATTCATTTTTTCATCTAATAAATCGACATCTGCGGTATCACCGATAACTAATAAATTATCGTTTTCTCGAACAATTTCAGAAGCATCTGGCGAAGCAATTACTTCTGTTTTCGAGCGGCGAATCGCTACCACAGTTAAACCAAATCGCTGACGGAAATTTAATTCTGCTAAGGTTTTATTGTAAAATTTTGGATTGGTGACCCGAACCTCAGCTAATGAAAATTCGCTAGATAATTCAATATAATCTAAAATATTGCGTGAAACAAGTTTATGGGCAATTCGAATACCCATATCTCGCTCTGGGTGAACGACCATGTCTGCCCCAATTTTATCTAAGACACGGGCATGATATTCATTGACTGCTTTGGCTAAGACATTGGGAACCCCCATCTCTTTAACCATTAATGTTACTAAAATACTCGCTTGAATATCTTCACCAATTGCCACCACTACGTGATCAAAATTCCGAATCCCTAAAGAACGCAACGTCATTTCATCTTGGGCGTTAGCCACCACTGCATGCGTTGCAATATTCATATATTCATTGACACGGTCTTCACTGCTGTCAATGGCCAAAACTTCTTGACCAGCTTCCACCAAAGTTTGGCATATGCTGCCGCCAAAACGTCCTAAACCAATAATTGCAAAATTTTGTTTCATTTCTTCTGACCGCTCCTGTCTGTTCGTTAAAATTAGTATAACAAATCCATAAATAAATTCCTAGAAGGATTTCCTAGAATTTATTTATGGATTTATCTGATATTTATTTGGCTAAACCATGTTGAAAAGCATAAATCGCCGCTTGGGTCCGATCATCCACATCTAGTTTTGCTAAAATGTTTGAAACATGTGTTTTAACTGTTTTCAAAGTGATAAAGAGTTCATCAGCTATTTCCTGATTACTTTTACCTTGTGCAATCAACATTAAAATTTCGTGTTCCCGGTTTGTCAAATCTTCGTGCAACACCGGCTCTTGTTTTTTTGTTAACCGTTCCATCATCTTATGCGTCACTTCAGGTTCCAACACACGCTCTCCGCGATAAGTCGCCCGAATTGCATCAGCAATCTCATGAGCTGTTGATGTTTTTAATAGGTAGCCTGCTGCACCAGCTTCAATCGCCGGATACACTTTTTCATCATCAATAAAACTCGTCACAATAATAATCTTGGCTTCTGGCCAATCTTTCAAGATCGCTTTGGTTGAATCAATGCCATCCATTTCTTCCATTACCAAATCCATCAAAATAACATCTGGACGTAGTTCCAATGCTTTTTCATAGCCAATCTTACCGTTTTCTGCTTCGCCTACGACTTCTATATCCTCTTGAATAGATAAATATGATGAAACGCCTAAACGGACCATTTCATGGTCATCCACTAACATTACTTTGATCACTTGCAGTTTCCTCCTTTATGACAGGAACTTTAATTTCAACGCTGGTTCCCTGCCCTTTAAAACTAATAATTTTAACTGTACCGCCCATGCCGACAACACGTTCTCGGATATTATTTAAGCCATAACTACCGGCTTTATTACTTTGTTCCTTCATATCAAAGCCGACACCGTCATCAACAATACGCAATAACACGTTTTTATCGACTTGGTGTAAGTATACCTCTA from Enterococcus faecalis includes the following:
- a CDS encoding potassium channel family protein, which codes for MKQNFAIIGLGRFGGSICQTLVEAGQEVLAIDSSEDRVNEYMNIATHAVVANAQDEMTLRSLGIRNFDHVVVAIGEDIQASILVTLMVKEMGVPNVLAKAVNEYHARVLDKIGADMVVHPERDMGIRIAHKLVSRNILDYIELSSEFSLAEVRVTNPKFYNKTLAELNFRQRFGLTVVAIRRSKTEVIASPDASEIVRENDNLLVIGDTADVDLLDEKMNG
- a CDS encoding carbohydrate ABC transporter permease; protein product: MKKYNPENQPKAWLFLLPSLGIILLFSVYPLFRSLWMSFQKGSLINQRYAGLENYQRVLNDPIFYKALKNTALYAFAVVPIALIISLAIAWIIFEKVKHKSFFETIFFMPYVTSTIAIGIVFRYFFNGDYGIVNYVLGFFGIPSVNWLDNVQMSMPTLIIFGVWTSLAFNIIILLAGLRNIDEEHFKIAKMFGASDGEIFRRITFPQLVPTIAFLLTVNLIGAFKVYTQVYALFGGRAGIANSATTAVYYIYDKFHIAGRPGIAMAATVILFVIILVVTFLQNKLLKKVGQ
- a CDS encoding ABC transporter ATP-binding protein, which encodes MQEINVKIKRYAIKCFFGGWVMIEVIDLKKVFDNGFEALKSVNFTIEQGDLVCLLGPSGCGKSTILNLIAGLLHPSDGDIQFRQQSVVKTAPKDRNIGFVFQNYALYPHMTVLENVMFPLTVGSKKVPKAEAQAIAEEYMKLTNIEELSHKKPGTLSGGQQQRVAITRALVQKPDVLLLDEPLSNLDARLRLKIREEIRRLVKEVGITTIFVTHDQEEALSISDKIILLNEGVIQQNDEPQNLYLEPNNLFVAQFIGNPIINLLSVEVKDGKMYHESFEIPLERFEQARFKMPMTDGKYTFASRPEDVVPTETGLFTTTTDLVELIGRERILRFTLGNEQVKSIVSVEEAIEEGDTLSFDFSYKKVFIFNEAGDRVY
- a CDS encoding glycosyltransferase family 2 protein; protein product: MLSIVVPCYNEEAAIPLFFEEVEKISQQLSHSVEYIFVNDGSKDKTLAVLRQLYREHPEKVRYLSFSRNFGKEAGLYAGLKEATGDLVTVMDVDLQDPPELLPQMIEMIETSADLDCVGTRRITRDGEPPIRSFFARMFYKLINRIAETEMVDGARDFRVMTRQMVDAILELSEYNRFSKGIFSWVGFKTEYIEFKNRERIAGETSWSFWSLLSYSIDGIVNFSETPLNIASYVGAFSCIGSALAMLVIIFRTLVNGDPTSGWPSMVCIVLFVGGLQLLCLGIIGKYIGKIFLETKKRPIYIVKESEKDSKK
- a CDS encoding MBL fold metallo-hydrolase codes for the protein MESKAKTTVTFHSGILTIGGTVIEVAYKDAHIFFDFGTEFRPELDLPDDHIETLINNRLVPELKDLYDPRLGYEYHGTEDKEYQHTAVFLSHAHLDHSRMINYLDPAVPLYTLKETKMILNSLNRKGDFLIPSPFEEKNFTREMIGLNKNDVIKVGEISVEIVPVDHDAYGASALLIRTPDHFITYTGDLRLHGHNREETLAFCEKAKHTELLMMEGVSISFPEREPDPAQIAVVSEEDLVQHLVRLELENPNRQITFNGYPANVERFAKIIEKSPRTVVLEANMAALLLEVFGIEVRYYYAESGKIPELNPALEIPYDTLLKDKTDYLWQVVNQFDNLQEGSLYIHSDAQPLGDFDPQYRVFLALLAKKDITFVRLACSGHAMPEDLDKIIALIEPQVLVPIHTLKPEKLENPYGERILPERGEQIVL
- a CDS encoding response regulator yields the protein MIKVMLVDDHEMVRLGVSSYLSIQEDIEVVGEAENGKIGYEKALELRPDVILMDLVMEEMDGIDSTKAILKDWPEAKIIIVTSFIDDEKVYPAIEAGAAGYLLKTSTAHEIADAIRATYRGERVLEPEVTHKMMERLTKKQEPVLHEDLTNREHEILMLIAQGKSNQEIADELFITLKTVKTHVSNILAKLDVDDRTQAAIYAFQHGLAK
- a CDS encoding HesB/YadR/YfhF family protein, with protein sequence MKEEQRMKLEVTPKAQQWFKEETGVQPETGIRFFGKIYGKTPVHDGFSIAMSVEAPDEPMIKENLDGITYFIEETDDWFFKGYDLIVDYDEKNDEPRYQFEANQEDLTK
- a CDS encoding carbohydrate ABC transporter permease, giving the protein MKKVLTIIAFVFLGILAVITLFPFVYMILAGLMSYSEATSMPPTMFPKQPQWQNYTEVFQKAPFLRYFLNTVFVSGVTTIATVVTAVLASFALTSLKFRFKNVVIALMISLLMVPYESIIFTNYQTIAQLGLLNTYSALIIPFLTSIFYIYYLNGYLKGIPDTFYKAAKIDGASDLEYIWRILVPMSKPALVTVGILTFISSWNSFLWPLLVTNEKKYRLLNNGLSAFATESGSDVHLQMAAATLTVIPILIIYLIFRKEIIRGVAKNGIKG